Genomic segment of Deltaproteobacteria bacterium:
CCGCGGTGTGGTGACCTCGGCGTCCTACGAAGCGCGCAAATTTGGCGTGCACTCCGCGATGCCCGGTTTCCGTGCCAAGGAACTGTGCCCGCAGGGGATATTTTTACCCAATCGCAGAAAGACCTACTCTGAATTTTCGCAGCGGGTTTTTGCCATCCTCGAACAATATTCGCCGAAGGTGCAGGCGATTTCGATCGACGAAGGCATCGTCGATCTTACCGGCACCGAAAAACTCTTCGGCCCGCCGCTGAAGACCGCGGACACGATCATCAAGCGCGTCGAAAAGGAGCTCGGGTTGCCCTCTTCCGGCGGCGTATCGACCCATCGCACGATTGCCAAGATCGCCGCGACGCTGGCAAAACCGCATGGCTTGATCTTCGTGCCCGCTGGAACCGAGAAGGATTTTCTGACACCACTGGAAGTCAAAATGATTCCTGGCATTGGACCGAAGACGCAGGCGAGCCTGCTGCAGCGCGGCATCAAGACGATTGGCGACCTATTTCTGAAACCTGATTTGGCACAGCGATTCTTGAATCTCGATCACGCCGAGGAGCGGCATCGTCATCATGACCATTCGGTCGGCAATGAAACCACATTGGAGAAGCCGCTCAACCAAATTGCCCAGATGGAAGAGGTGCTCTGGGAACTGGTCGAGGAGGTCGGCGGCC
This window contains:
- the dinB gene encoding DNA polymerase IV, yielding MPWYLHIDMDAFYASVEQVLDPSLKGKPVIVGGRNGRGVVTSASYEARKFGVHSAMPGFRAKELCPQGIFLPNRRKTYSEFSQRVFAILEQYSPKVQAISIDEGIVDLTGTEKLFGPPLKTADTIIKRVEKELGLPSSGGVSTHRTIAKIAATLAKPHGLIFVPAGTEKDFLTPLEVKMIPGIGPKTQASLLQRGIKTIGDLFLKPDLAQRFLNLDHAEERHRHHDHSVGNETTLEKPLNQIAQMEEVLWELVEEVGGRLRKDDLYARCLTVKIRYSNFQTITRSRTLAAPTCFDREIFAVVSELLRNNVAKGRPVRLLGVSASSLQSSGWQEPLLNRDKRQSLEKLYHGIDALRQKYGEDSVGAATPRKRG